The DNA segment GCTAAAGTTAAGCTTGCTTTCATTAATATAGCGATATAATTTATCATATAATCTGCTTCTTCACTAAGAAAGTGAGCACCTCTTATTTGACCAGTTTCTCTATCCTCAATTATTTTTGCGAGTGCTAATTGTTCGTTTGTGCGTTTATAAGTATACCAATTAGTTGTGTCATGGCTTTTAATTTGATATTTCTCAGGATTAGCTTTGGCTTCCTCCATACTAATACCTATACTTGCAAGTTTTGGACTTGTAAAAACAACACTTGGAATGGCAGGATAATTAATTTTTTCATCTTTACCTAAAATATTCTTCGCGACCAGAAGAGCTTCCATACTGACAACTGGTGTTAGAGGAGCACCTTTTGAAGCAGCGACGTCTCCACAAGCATATATATGCTCATTATTAACTGTTTGCATTTTTTCATTCACAGTGATGCCTTTTTTAGTATAGTCAATATTAGCTTTTTCTAATGCTAAATGTGCAATATTTGGAGTTCTTCCTGTCGCGCCTATAATTAAATCCGTGTTTAAAGAGAAATTGTTTTTTCCATCAATATGAAGTTTTCCATTATTTTTTACAATTTTAGTAATATCTATATCGAAATGAAAATGAACTCCTTCTTCTTTCATGTTAGAAACTAATGCAGCGACAAAGTCAGGATCGAATTTCTTTAACGGCTCACTGTTGTGATGGATTATATGCACCTCTCTTCCGGCTGCTAAAGCAATTGAAGCAAATTCAAAGGAAATATAACCACCGCCAATAAAAACAACAGATTCAGGTAACTCTTTAAGCGATAAAAAATCATCACTGTTTTGAATATATTCTTGACCTTCTACTTTTAAGCTACTTGGAACCGCGCCCGTTGCGATGACAATTTTTTCTGCATTAAGTAAATCCTTTCCAACTTGCAAAGTATGTGAATCTTGAAAAATTGCTTGACCGAAAAAAGTTTCGATTCCAGCTTCTTGAAAACTTTCTAAACGACTTTCAGGTACATCCTCTACAAATGTTTCTTTAAAAGCCATTAAATCTTGCCAGCTGATTGATGCAGCTTGTTTAATTCCTTTGCCGCGTAGTCTTGTTGAGAGATTTCTAGCTTCAGCTGCACCGATAAGTACTTTTTTTGGATCACAGCCTCTTAGGACACATGTTCCACCCCAACTACGTTCCTCTATAATGGCTACTTTTAATCCAGCAGCCTGTGCTTCAAAAGCAACAGTTGTTCCGCTTGCACCACTTCCGATTATAACAACATCATATGTATATTCTGTCATTTGAATCACTCCTTCCTAGCTTGTTTTCCCGTCTATTTTACTTTTAAACGAAAAAACTGCCACACAAATG comes from the Listeria welshimeri serovar 6b str. SLCC5334 genome and includes:
- a CDS encoding dihydrolipoyl dehydrogenase family protein, encoding MTEYTYDVVIIGSGASGTTVAFEAQAAGLKVAIIEERSWGGTCVLRGCDPKKVLIGAAEARNLSTRLRGKGIKQAASISWQDLMAFKETFVEDVPESRLESFQEAGIETFFGQAIFQDSHTLQVGKDLLNAEKIVIATGAVPSSLKVEGQEYIQNSDDFLSLKELPESVVFIGGGYISFEFASIALAAGREVHIIHHNSEPLKKFDPDFVAALVSNMKEEGVHFHFDIDITKIVKNNGKLHIDGKNNFSLNTDLIIGATGRTPNIAHLALEKANIDYTKKGITVNEKMQTVNNEHIYACGDVAASKGAPLTPVVSMEALLVAKNILGKDEKINYPAIPSVVFTSPKLASIGISMEEAKANPEKYQIKSHDTTNWYTYKRTNEQLALAKIIEDRETGQIRGAHFLSEEADYMINYIAILMKASLTLADLNSVIFAYPSPASDLTALN